The sequence below is a genomic window from Lolium perenne isolate Kyuss_39 chromosome 4, Kyuss_2.0, whole genome shotgun sequence.
gaggcctttagtcgcggttggccaggcgaaccgcgactaaaggtcctccgccccgacggacgcctggcgcccacgtggacggacctttagtcgcggttcgtaagcaaccgcgactaaaagggggggcctttagtcgcgcttatttggtcgcggttgcgcaaccgcgactaatggcagttgcgaaccgcgaccaaaggccctttttccaccagtggcacATACTCGCTTCCCAAACGAAAGTGTCCCTTGTTCATCCTCGCGGAATCATTGGGCTTTTCCTTCCTTCATATTCCCCCTTAATTATTCCTTCCAAATCTTCATCTCCATTCTGAGCTTTCGTGATTCTATATTGCTATCCATCAATTTTGGCTCCAATTCCAACGATGCTAAGTAACCTTTTGGAACTAGATGGGAAAGTCTCTCTTGAGGCAACTGCACACTTTTTTTTGGACATGCATTAATATTTCTCGCTAAAACTGACAACATTTTTTGTCGCTTCATGGTCAATTTTTTTACAAACGTGTTCACTAAAAAACTTAAACTTAAATTACAGTACAAAACTAGATCAAACCATCTTTAAAAAATAGGACAAGTAGGAATGACGGGAAGAAATGAAGACGAAGATCCAAAACGTGGAGCAAAGTTCAAGTGGACCCTACAATTTGGGATGGGTTGGAAGCCCTGAAGAAAAAGTACATATTTTTGTTTAAGCTATTGGTTGGTTTGCGGGTAAATGTTATATGCCAACCAGCACTACGGAGCTTAGTTAGGACCAAACTGGGCCATGGCCCGCCCAAGTCTTTTTGCAAAAGGATAATTTTTTGAACAAGCAAAAGGATAATTAACCCTTATGCATCTGAGGCTCAGCCCACTACCAGCACAGACTCCCCCTCCATTTACATTTGTTCGAGTAACTCTTGTCTAGTGGACTCTCTAGACAAGGCCATGGATGTGGAGGTGGGAATCGAGGGAAGCAGTGGAGCAGAGAAGGCACAACAATGCGGTGCCGCCGACTGCAGCCAGGGGGTCTTCGTAGGCAGAACTGCAACCTATGAGGCATGCGATAGTTCTAGCAGCCGATAGCTGCACGCTGCGACCCAGGTAGAACTCCGACCAAACTGATCCACTTCTCGCCTCCAATTATCTTGCCCATGTAGTCTTCTTTCTTTCCCCAGTTTTTTAATTATCAATTTATAACATCTATTGTAAAAAAAAATCTTCAGTTTTGCAAATGGAAGCAACCAACAACCATGAAAAGGATCACTCATATAagattttttgtgtgtgtgttttCTTTCAGCTTAGCCCGCCCATGAAATTTTTTCAACCTCCGCCAGTGCCAACCAGGTCAATGGTTACCAACCACCGCAGACACGTCATGTAGGATGGGCATGGCCCACGTAGCGtgttttgtttttttctttttttctgttttatttccgAGAAAAGTTCAGATTTTCAAAGTGTTTGGATTTTTCAAAAGAAAACCATATTTGAGAAATGTTCCAAATTTGGAAAATATTCAGATTAAAAAATTGTTAAGATTTTTTTAAAAAGTTCAAAATTCAAATCATTCAAATTTTGAATTTCTAGAAAATGTTaagatttgaaaaatgttcaaaattcaaAAGTGTGTTTCTTAAGGATGTAGCTAAAATTAGTCCTAACCTTAAGTTATGTCAGTTTTAAGCTAAAAAAACGTCAATCCAAGCGGGGCCTAGGCGTCCCCGACGGAGGCGAGGCAGGGACCTCACTGAAGATGGGGACGACGCGCCGAGGCGTCGCCGGTGGAGGTGAGGTAGAAAACCTTAGGGTTTCAGGTGCGGGTGCGAGGCTCGTCGGAGATCTTTGGGGAAGGTGGGGAATTGCCGGAGAACTTAGCGGCCAACGGGTGCAGTGCGGGTGAGAGCTCGCCAAACTTGGGGGAGGTTTGTAGGGAAGGCTGGGCTGACGGCAGACCGGCGGTGAGCTGCGGTGGAGGAGGGTGGGGCGGAGAGGCACCGCGTGAGCGGTGGGCGGTCTGGTTGGCAGAAGAAGATAAGAGGAAGGAGACGGTGGTGGGCTATAGCCCACGAGGCACAGCTTGACCTGTTTGATTTGGTGGCCCGAGAAGTTTCATTGGGCCCTCGTTACATATTTTGGACTTGGACCCAATAGCTGGACCTCCATGCGCTCATCAGTCGCCACGACGATTTATCTCGCCTGATCGCCTCTCGATCGCAGCCTGGAGCGTATTGGCGTCGGTTGATTTGTTGATCCGGAAAGTTATATTGGAGCTTTGTCACGTCTTGGATTAGGATCCAATATCTGCCCCCTGCATAGAGAGGTCGTCCCGATCCCAGTTTGTACCGCGTGCCGTCCATCCAAGTGTCAGCCGCCGCCCCGTGACATGGCGCGTGATGCTACTACCCACCAGGAGGAGCAACTCGCCGGAGCTATGGTTCAGTGCAGCGTCGAGAACAAGCCGGCAGACGCCGTCGTGGAGCGCTCTCCGGTGGCCGCTTGCTGCGTCTGCATGGAGCCTTGGACATCCGACGGCGAGCACCGCGCCTGCTGCCTCGTCCTCTGCGGGCATGTGTACGGCAGATCGTGCCTGGAGACGATGCTGCGCCGCTGCGGCGAAGGCCCCGGCCGGAGGCCTAAGGTGCGTGCGATTGGCTAAAtcgtgagtttttttttttttgagatgataAATCGTGAGTTATTATTATAAGTGAACCTGTGATTGGATGATTCTAAGAATCTGATTATCTGCCTATGTTGATTCCTCGAGCTGCTCAGTGCCCGCAGTGCGGCCAATGCTTTGGACGCAAGGACATCCGTGATATCTACATGACCGAATATCAGTGGGACGACTGCGGCCATAACAAGGTTTGGTTTCTTTTCACCTCCATAAACCTCAGGTGCTTTCGTCTCTGGTTGGATTAACTAGACCGGGCAAAATAGAATGCAGAATATAGTGTTCTCTCCCATCTAGAGTACAAAAATTGTTCTAGTTTTACTCCAACTCGAAATAGAAGATTTACCACATTTTTTTTAGAAACAGAGAAGATCTAAACAACCAAATGATACAAGGTGTGTTGTTGTTGATGATACATATTACAAGGACTATAACAATATCAAGCAAACAATAAAGCACATCTCAAAACAACGATGATCTTGACTTCTCACATAACCACCGATGAAAGTTACAACAATCCTGGTCGAATTTGCATCGCCACCTAGCTGTAAAGGCGTCTCGTTGCCCCCTCTCCTTGAAATGAAGGGCGCCAACTCGTCAGCGAACATAGGGAAAGCTCACCCCAAGAGCTCAGCATGACAACCTATGCCGACCTAGAAAATAAGATCTATATAACCCTTTGTACAATACATAGCGTGGAGTAACTTAGATTGGTGTCATGGATATAACACTATTCTACGTTATAAACTTTAATTATAATGCATAGTAATACTACCTTTATCATGTCCTCCACCCAGACCCGGCGGCATGTGGTACCAAAAAGGAAGGAACCTCATGTGCCATCCACTTTGAAGAGGGGCCACGTGGCCACCGCAGCAGCTGCCAACGTGCATCTCGATTGGTACCTGCTACACTGCGCCCCTCATGGTCGCCTGAACGACCACTATGACACTTTAATCCGCCCTGAAATCTGCAATGCAAGAGCGTCGCCCGCCACAAACTTGCTGAGGAAGACGTGTGAGGGTTGAaggggaggtggaggaggtgttGGAGAGTCCCTCCGCAGTAGTTTTTCACTGGATAGGGTTTGTTCTTGGGCAAAGatgttttttgtttgtttgtgtgCTCTCTTGGTTAAAGATGTTGTTGCCTCATGCGAAGCATATTTGTGCAAAGTGTTCATAAATGAGCATTTTAACCAGATTTATAGGGACGATTGCCTTCATGTGTATTACCAACTTGTCGACTTGTTGCTTCTAGTATGTTGATTTGTGTTCCTGGTTATACTATTTGTTGGAATTACTAATGTTCGGTGTATGCAGATCTATGTCGAGATCCACAAAGGCAGGACCATCACGCTAGAGGTCGGGATATTAGACACAGTTGAGAGTGTGAAAGCTAAGATTCAGGACAAGGAGAGAATCCCTCCAAACCAACAAAGCCTTAGCTTCGCTGATAATGTACTGCGTGAAGGACACACGTTGGGTGAATACAACATCCAAAATGAGTGTACCCTTCTTCTCAACTTCAAGCTCCAGATATTTGTGAAGACCCTTGCTGGGAAAGCAATCCCTCTCATGGTCAATTCATTCGATACCATCTGGTTTGTCAAGATGCAAGTTAAGGATAAGCATTGTGGGTTTATCTTTAACGGGGAGGAGCTGCTGGACAGCTTTACATTGGCTGATTATGGGGTCCAGAATGGATCCATTCTCGAACAAGATCTCAGTGTCAAAGAGAAGATTGAAATCTTTGTCACCGAGTCACTCACGGGCATGAACATCACGCTCAAGGTTGCAACCATAGATACCATCAATAATGTTAAGGCAAAGATTCAAGATAAGCATTGCTTTCCGATGGACAAACAACACATCATCTTTACCAACCGACAGCTAGATGACGACTACACCCTGGCGGACCACAACATCCAAAATAAGTCAACCCTTCTCCTTGTCCTAGGCAACCCATGTCCGAGAGGTAAGATGAATATCTATGTGAAGACACTAAGAAACAAAATTTACACTCTTGAGGTTGAGAGCTCAGATACCGTCTACGATGTGATGGCAATGATCCACCGTAAGAGTGACATCCCCCCTAACGTTCAGCGCCTCATCTTTTTAGGCAAGCTTCTGAAAGTCAATCAGACCCTGGCAAACTACAAAATCCAGATGTATTCCACCATCTACTTGGTGCCCAGGCTTGGTGTCTGAGATATTATGCCATGGTCACCTAATGAGCTAGTAGTAGTGCAGTGCGCTGTGTTCTTTATTATTCTGATTGTTAGTGTCATTCTTCTTGACCATCTAGCTCATCCTGTATATTATATAGTACTACAGTCATAAACTGCTACTCCCTCCTTTTCAAAGTAAGTATCGCACTTTTGTCTATATATAAATGTATGTAGacgcattttagttgtagatTCATCTGTATCCAAATGAAGTCGTGACAcattgaaacggagggagtacttgagCGTACGATCAATGCATATATTGGATGATCTTGCCTAAAGCACTCTAGCTAGTTTCGAACAGTAGGTTTATTTGGTTTTGTGCGAAGCATTTTCGTTTGATGCATGCGATTGCTCAAGGTTTGACATGTTGTGTGATTATTTGAATATTTTGGTTGCTTCGCATTATGTATGCTTGCGCAGTTTTTACAAAGTCTGCGTTAGTTGCAGTCCATTAAATTACCGCTATAAATAAATTAGCTAATATACCTCGCTTTCAtgatgaagagtttgatcacgtCAGTGCCAACGAGTGCCGAGATGACATCGACTAGAGCTCTGCTAAACCAAGTTAGTATCCAACAATACCCTGTCTAGCTCCGAGCTCGTTATGTACATGTTAATGGATCCACTTAGTATGTGCTGTTCGATCCTGCTGTATGAAAAGCTCCGATATGGCGCGTGGTGAAGCCCGAGCTATGGTTCAGCGGGGCAGCGCACAGAAAAGCGCCAGCATGACATGGAGAGGTCAGaggcggttgcgccaccgcggcCCTGACATACTGAGGTTTCCGTCCCTTCTGGTTAACTGACACTGAGATTACCTTTTTTTTTTGTGAATAGGACACTGGCATTAAAAGAAACATCGAAAAATATAAAGCAGCCTAAGAAAAACGAAAATTACAACGAGATCCTTGAGAAgcccttcatcttcaacctctagaCCATGTCGACAGCGCGCCGCAGCTGCCGCTCCTCCCTGAATCGGCCTGACGTTGTTGGTTGTAGACGGGAAGTCGTCGAATGGGTTGAAAAGACCACATCCGTTCCGGAGACGAAGAATTAGCATGCACTGCCGATGAAGCTCTTTGACGATCCGAAGATCCCCACTGCCAAACGAAATCCTCGAAGACCACACCACACCCACAAGCTTCTCAACGTCACCGTCGATATGGGGTTGAAGCTGGGGAAACATTAttgcacgaggcgccgccaccaccacctgagCGTCGTCCTATaaacaaaaaccctaaaaacgGGGAACGAAGCACCCAAAACTAGAAAACGGAGCCCTCCAACCGACGAAAGCCCCGATCCGCCGCACCTCCATGGCCCGAAGGCCACAGAGGCGGCTAGATCGAAGGCGGCCGCCGCCGGGAGGCAAAGAAACCCTAATCGCCTGAGGGTCCCCTTAGGAG
It includes:
- the LOC127292042 gene encoding polyubiquitin, which gives rise to MARDATTHQEEQLAGAMVQCSVENKPADAVVERSPVAACCVCMEPWTSDGEHRACCLVLCGHVYGRSCLETMLRRCGEGPGRRPKCPQCGQCFGRKDIRDIYMTEYQWDDCGHNKIYVEIHKGRTITLEVGILDTVESVKAKIQDKERIPPNQQSLSFADNVLREGHTLGEYNIQNECTLLLNFKLQIFVKTLAGKAIPLMVNSFDTIWFVKMQVKDKHCGFIFNGEELLDSFTLADYGVQNGSILEQDLSVKEKIEIFVTESLTGMNITLKVATIDTINNVKAKIQDKHCFPMDKQHIIFTNRQLDDDYTLADHNIQNKSTLLLVLGNPCPRGKMNIYVKTLRNKIYTLEVESSDTVYDVMAMIHRKSDIPPNVQRLIFLGKLLKVNQTLANYKIQMYSTIYLVPRLGV